Proteins from one Piscinibacter lacus genomic window:
- the accB gene encoding acetyl-CoA carboxylase biotin carboxyl carrier protein: MDLRKLKTLIDLVSESNVSELEITEADGKVRIVKASPVAAAPVAAPAPLAAPVAVAAPVAVAAPVAVEAPAAPVETGRKITSPMVGTFYRSSSPGGKPLSDLGDEIKEGQPICIIEAMKIMNEIEAEFSGRIVKILVENGQAVEYGQPLFLVE, from the coding sequence ATGGATCTGCGCAAACTCAAAACGCTGATCGACCTGGTGTCCGAGTCGAACGTCTCAGAGCTGGAGATCACCGAGGCCGACGGCAAGGTACGGATCGTCAAGGCCAGCCCGGTCGCGGCGGCACCGGTGGCCGCACCGGCGCCGCTTGCGGCCCCGGTGGCCGTGGCCGCGCCGGTGGCGGTGGCCGCGCCGGTCGCCGTCGAGGCGCCGGCCGCGCCGGTCGAGACCGGCCGCAAGATCACCTCGCCCATGGTGGGCACTTTCTACCGCTCGTCCAGCCCGGGCGGCAAGCCGCTGTCGGACCTCGGCGACGAGATCAAGGAAGGCCAGCCGATCTGCATCATCGAGGCGATGAAGATCATGAACGAGATCGAAGCCGAGTTTTCCGGCCGGATCGTCAAGATCCTGGTCGAGAACGGCCAGGCGGTGGAGTACGGGCAGCCGCTCTTCCTCGTCGAGTGA
- a CDS encoding histone, with translation MATAKKTATKKAAPADKKVAVKKTAVKSAAPVAKKAAAKKTAVKSAAPVAKKVAAKKTAVKSAAPVAKKASAKKTAVKSAAPVAKKAVAKKAAAKKTAVKSAAPVAKKAAAKKTVVKSAAPVAKKAAAKKPAAKKAAAKKTAIKKAAPAAKTTLSPQAAWPFPTTPKP, from the coding sequence ATGGCAACTGCGAAGAAGACGGCAACCAAGAAGGCAGCCCCGGCCGACAAGAAGGTCGCGGTGAAGAAGACCGCGGTCAAGTCGGCCGCGCCGGTGGCAAAGAAGGCCGCTGCGAAGAAGACGGCCGTCAAGTCGGCTGCGCCGGTGGCGAAGAAGGTTGCGGCCAAGAAGACCGCGGTCAAGTCCGCTGCGCCGGTGGCGAAGAAGGCTTCCGCCAAGAAGACGGCGGTCAAGTCCGCTGCGCCGGTGGCGAAGAAGGCTGTGGCCAAGAAGGCTGCGGCGAAGAAGACGGCGGTCAAGTCGGCCGCGCCGGTGGCGAAGAAGGCTGCGGCGAAGAAGACGGTGGTCAAGTCGGCCGCGCCGGTTGCCAAGAAGGCCGCGGCCAAGAAGCCCGCTGCGAAGAAGGCTGCCGCCAAGAAGACCGCGATCAAGAAGGCCGCGCCGGCCGCGAAGACCACGCTGAGCCCGCAGGCGGCCTGGCCCTTCCCGACCACGCCCAAGCCCTGA
- the mtgA gene encoding monofunctional biosynthetic peptidoglycan transglycosylase, giving the protein MARSTAAHCPGAASAAGACGRGMRTIRWRPPRALLRLAGLLLLAGLMLQLVFALRIAAMAWIDPASTAFQRSEAWRLLSTRGELPWRQSWRDADEISVHLKRAVIAAEDASFVQHDGIDWDAIEKAWERNQRAQARAEARRPSQATARPPKVVGGSTITQQLAKNLFLSGERTLPRKAQEAVLTLMLEALLDKRRILAIYLNHVEWGEGVFGAEAAAGHYFRSTADRLGPGQAARLAVMLPAPKRFEKRPSSPYVAGRAATVAARMGAVELP; this is encoded by the coding sequence GTGGCGCGGTCAACGGCCGCTCACTGCCCCGGTGCTGCAAGTGCTGCGGGCGCGTGTGGACGCGGCATGAGGACGATCCGCTGGCGCCCGCCGCGCGCGCTGCTGCGCCTGGCCGGCCTGCTGCTGCTGGCGGGGCTGATGCTGCAGCTCGTGTTCGCGCTGCGGATCGCGGCCATGGCCTGGATCGACCCGGCCTCCACCGCCTTCCAGCGCAGCGAGGCCTGGCGCCTGCTGTCGACCCGCGGCGAGCTGCCCTGGCGCCAGAGCTGGCGCGATGCGGACGAGATCAGCGTGCACCTCAAGCGCGCGGTGATCGCCGCCGAGGACGCGAGCTTCGTTCAGCACGACGGCATCGACTGGGACGCGATCGAGAAGGCCTGGGAACGCAACCAGCGTGCGCAGGCCCGGGCCGAGGCCCGCCGGCCCAGCCAGGCGACGGCCCGGCCGCCCAAGGTTGTCGGCGGCTCGACCATCACCCAGCAGCTCGCCAAGAACCTCTTCCTGAGCGGCGAACGCACCCTGCCGCGCAAGGCGCAGGAGGCGGTGCTGACGCTGATGCTCGAAGCCCTGCTCGATAAGCGCCGCATCCTGGCGATCTACCTGAACCATGTGGAATGGGGCGAAGGCGTGTTCGGCGCCGAGGCCGCCGCCGGCCATTACTTTCGCAGCACGGCCGACCGCCTGGGCCCGGGCCAGGCCGCACGGCTGGCGGTGATGCTGCCGGCGCCCAAGCGCTTCGAGAAGCGGCCTAGCTCGCCCTATGTGGCCGGCCGCGCCGCCACCGTCGCCGCGCGCATGGGCGCGGTCGAGCTGCCCTGA
- a CDS encoding zinc-ribbon and DUF3426 domain-containing protein — translation MSSLATRCGSCGTVFRVAQEQIKPSEGWVRCGRCHEVFNALDGLFDLDHEVPPPVPVAWTPQLGHDDDQTLEIPAPKPAAAPAPVSEIDLPLEPLPAVPPEPAGLPRWLDPEAPGPKSLYTPDPEVEAAWARAAEAASAAAGAPAAAATEPALRRQAPPRPLPLPARPLDGPADRSSLWMAVTGLALLLLLQIAGAFRPALQSALPALTPTMDRVCAVLFCATGKSSRASAAAGGTLSFDPPPQLQPIEGASTGTRQRLIVDLLNEGKVERPVPALELTLNDSLGGVLARRVLQPSDLRQRDSLAPLPATLAPGQRLSMQRDFDLPDGARPGGFSVLIAPQP, via the coding sequence ATGAGCAGCCTGGCAACCCGCTGCGGCAGTTGCGGCACGGTTTTTCGCGTTGCGCAGGAGCAGATCAAGCCCTCCGAGGGCTGGGTGCGCTGTGGTCGCTGCCACGAGGTCTTCAACGCGCTCGACGGCCTCTTCGACCTGGACCATGAGGTGCCGCCGCCGGTGCCCGTGGCCTGGACGCCCCAGCTCGGCCACGACGACGATCAGACGCTGGAGATCCCGGCGCCCAAGCCGGCTGCTGCGCCTGCGCCCGTCTCGGAGATTGACCTGCCGCTCGAGCCCCTGCCCGCCGTGCCGCCGGAGCCTGCCGGCCTGCCGCGCTGGCTCGATCCGGAGGCGCCCGGACCGAAGTCGCTCTACACCCCCGATCCCGAGGTCGAAGCCGCCTGGGCGCGCGCTGCCGAGGCCGCCAGTGCCGCAGCCGGCGCCCCCGCTGCGGCTGCGACTGAACCGGCGCTGCGCCGCCAGGCCCCGCCCCGGCCGCTGCCGCTGCCCGCCCGCCCGCTCGATGGTCCGGCCGATCGCAGCAGCCTGTGGATGGCCGTGACGGGCCTGGCCCTGCTGCTGCTCTTGCAGATCGCCGGGGCCTTCCGGCCGGCGCTGCAATCGGCCCTGCCCGCGCTGACCCCGACGATGGACCGGGTCTGCGCGGTGCTGTTCTGCGCCACGGGCAAGTCCAGCCGCGCCTCGGCCGCCGCGGGCGGTACCCTCAGCTTCGACCCGCCGCCGCAGCTCCAGCCCATCGAGGGCGCGAGCACCGGCACCCGCCAGCGCCTGATCGTCGACCTGCTGAACGAGGGCAAGGTCGAGCGGCCGGTGCCGGCCCTGGAACTGACGCTCAACGACAGCCTGGGCGGCGTGCTGGCACGTCGCGTGCTGCAACCTTCGGACCTGCGCCAGCGCGACAGCCTGGCCCCGCTGCCGGCCACCCTGGCGCCGGGCCAGCGCCTGAGCATGCAACGCGATTTCGATCTGCCCGACGGCGCCCGCCCCGGCGGCTTCAGCGTGCTGATCGCCCCCCAACCCTGA
- the accC gene encoding acetyl-CoA carboxylase biotin carboxylase subunit, with amino-acid sequence MFKKILIANRGEIALRIQRACREMGIRAVIVYSQADRDAKYVRLADESVCIGPAASAQSYLSMPAIISAAEVTDAEAIHPGYGFLSENADFAERVEQSGFAFIGPTPESIRLMGDKVSAKAAMVRAGVPTVPGAEGALPDDPKEIVRQARALGYPVIIKASGGGGGRGMRVVHTEAALLNAVQMTRSEAGAAFNNPSVYMEKFLEQPRHVEIQVLADQHRNAVWLGERDCSMQRRHQKVIEEAPAPGIPRRLIEKVGARCAEACKKIGYRGAGTFEFLYENGEFYFIEMNTRVQVEHPVTELVTGIDIVQQQIRIAAGERLPFTQRQIEMRGHAIECRVNAEDPFKFTPSPGRITMWHPPGGPGVRVDSHAYTNYVVPPNYDSMIGKLITYGDTREQAMARMRTALNETVIEGISTNIPLHRELMADAKFIEGGTSIHYLEEWMQQHKR; translated from the coding sequence ATGTTCAAGAAAATCCTGATCGCCAACCGCGGGGAGATCGCCCTGCGGATTCAGCGCGCCTGCCGCGAGATGGGCATCCGCGCGGTCATCGTCTACTCCCAGGCCGACCGCGATGCCAAGTACGTGCGCCTGGCCGACGAGTCGGTCTGCATCGGCCCGGCCGCCTCGGCGCAGAGCTACCTGAGCATGCCCGCCATCATCTCGGCCGCCGAGGTGACCGATGCCGAGGCCATCCACCCCGGCTACGGCTTCCTCAGCGAGAACGCCGACTTCGCCGAGCGCGTCGAGCAGAGCGGCTTCGCCTTCATCGGCCCGACGCCCGAGTCGATCCGCCTGATGGGAGACAAGGTCTCGGCCAAGGCCGCGATGGTCCGCGCGGGCGTGCCGACGGTGCCGGGTGCCGAGGGCGCGCTGCCCGACGACCCGAAGGAGATCGTGCGCCAGGCCCGCGCCCTGGGCTACCCGGTGATCATCAAGGCCTCCGGCGGCGGCGGCGGGCGGGGCATGCGGGTGGTCCACACCGAGGCGGCCCTGCTCAATGCCGTGCAGATGACGCGGTCGGAGGCTGGTGCGGCCTTCAACAATCCCTCCGTCTACATGGAGAAGTTCCTGGAGCAGCCACGCCATGTGGAGATCCAGGTGCTGGCCGACCAGCACCGCAATGCGGTCTGGCTGGGCGAGCGCGACTGCTCCATGCAGCGCCGCCACCAGAAGGTGATCGAGGAAGCCCCGGCGCCGGGCATCCCGCGCCGGCTGATCGAGAAGGTGGGCGCGCGCTGCGCCGAGGCCTGCAAGAAGATCGGCTACCGCGGCGCCGGCACCTTCGAGTTCCTCTACGAGAACGGCGAGTTCTACTTCATCGAGATGAACACCCGGGTGCAGGTCGAGCATCCGGTGACCGAGCTGGTGACCGGCATCGACATCGTGCAGCAGCAGATCCGCATCGCCGCGGGCGAGCGCCTGCCCTTCACCCAGCGCCAGATCGAGATGCGCGGCCACGCCATCGAGTGCCGGGTAAATGCCGAGGACCCCTTCAAGTTCACGCCCTCGCCGGGCCGCATCACGATGTGGCACCCGCCGGGCGGCCCGGGCGTGCGCGTCGACAGCCATGCCTACACCAACTATGTGGTGCCGCCGAACTACGACTCGATGATCGGCAAGCTCATCACCTATGGCGACACCCGCGAGCAGGCCATGGCGCGCATGCGCACGGCACTCAATGAGACCGTCATCGAAGGCATCTCGACCAACATCCCGCTGCACCGCGAGCTGATGGCCGATGCCAAATTCATCGAGGGCGGCACCAGCATCCACTACCTCGAAGAGTGGATGCAGCAGCACAAGCGCTGA
- a CDS encoding carbohydrate kinase family protein has protein sequence MSALICGSLAFDTITTFPGRFAQQILPEQIHILNVSFLVPTLKREFGGCAGNIAYTLAKLGGQPRVMAALGADGAGYRERMASWGVPADLLLTVGEGYTAQAIIITDQDNNQITAFHPGAMNFAHRIAVPAERGDIALAIVAPDGRDAMIQHAQQLAEAQIPFIFDPGQGLPMFDGEDLKRFIAQASWVAVNDYEAKMLSDRVGLSLEALSCGHLRGLIVTLGAEGCEIWQQGVRTLVPGVKAEAVIDPTGCGDAFRGALLYGLERGWDLVRCVELGNRVGAIKIACAGPQNHSLDPAALGLTA, from the coding sequence ATGTCTGCCCTCATCTGCGGCTCGCTCGCCTTCGACACCATCACGACCTTCCCCGGTCGTTTCGCGCAGCAGATCCTGCCCGAGCAGATCCACATCCTGAACGTCAGCTTCCTGGTGCCGACGCTCAAGCGCGAGTTCGGCGGATGCGCCGGCAACATCGCCTACACCCTGGCCAAGCTCGGCGGTCAGCCGCGGGTGATGGCAGCCCTGGGGGCCGACGGCGCCGGCTACCGCGAGCGCATGGCAAGCTGGGGCGTGCCGGCCGACCTGCTGCTGACGGTGGGCGAGGGCTACACCGCCCAGGCCATCATCATCACCGACCAGGACAACAACCAGATCACCGCCTTCCACCCGGGCGCGATGAACTTCGCGCACCGCATCGCGGTGCCGGCCGAGCGCGGGGACATCGCGCTGGCCATCGTCGCGCCGGACGGCCGCGACGCGATGATCCAGCATGCCCAGCAACTGGCCGAGGCGCAGATCCCCTTCATCTTCGACCCGGGCCAGGGCCTGCCCATGTTCGACGGCGAAGACCTCAAGCGCTTCATCGCCCAGGCGAGCTGGGTCGCGGTGAACGACTACGAGGCCAAGATGCTGAGCGACCGCGTCGGCCTGAGCCTGGAAGCGCTGTCGTGCGGCCACTTGCGCGGCCTCATCGTCACCCTGGGCGCCGAAGGCTGCGAGATCTGGCAGCAGGGCGTGCGCACCCTGGTGCCGGGCGTCAAGGCCGAGGCCGTGATCGACCCGACCGGCTGCGGCGATGCCTTCCGCGGCGCGCTGCTCTACGGCCTGGAGCGCGGCTGGGACCTGGTCCGCTGCGTCGAACTGGGCAACCGCGTCGGTGCGATCAAAATCGCCTGCGCCGGCCCGCAGAACCACAGCCTCGACCCGGCCGCCCTCGGGCTCACGGCCTGA
- the aroE gene encoding shikimate dehydrogenase, giving the protein MSAAPGRYAVIGHPVAHSRSPFIHAAFAAQTGEALRYGRLDCAPEAFADTLRAFAAGRLQAPAEPGEAEAGPAPGPAGGCNITVPFKFEALRLAAQTTPRAARAGAVNTLRFDAGGWLGDNTDGIGLVRDVCMNAGFDPAGRSLLLIGAGGASAGVLGPLIETRPARLVLANRTVAKAQALVESHADWAAAHGVSLQAAPLDDCGQGHDLVLNGSAASLAGAAVPVAASVLRPGALALDMMYGPAARPFLDWAAAHGAQGRDGLGMLVEQAAEAFLLWRGQRPLTAPVLQVLRARVDAA; this is encoded by the coding sequence GTGAGTGCCGCGCCCGGCCGCTATGCGGTGATCGGCCACCCGGTTGCGCACAGCCGCTCGCCCTTCATCCATGCGGCCTTTGCCGCGCAGACCGGCGAGGCGCTGCGCTACGGCCGGCTGGACTGCGCGCCCGAGGCCTTCGCCGACACGCTGCGCGCCTTCGCCGCCGGCCGCCTGCAGGCCCCGGCCGAGCCCGGCGAGGCCGAAGCCGGCCCGGCGCCCGGCCCGGCCGGCGGCTGCAACATCACCGTGCCCTTCAAGTTCGAGGCCCTGCGCCTGGCCGCGCAGACCACGCCGCGCGCGGCGCGGGCCGGCGCGGTCAACACCCTGCGCTTCGACGCGGGCGGCTGGCTGGGCGACAACACCGACGGCATCGGCCTGGTCCGCGATGTCTGCATGAATGCGGGCTTCGACCCGGCCGGCCGATCGCTGCTGCTGATCGGCGCCGGGGGCGCCAGCGCGGGCGTGCTGGGCCCGCTGATCGAGACCCGGCCGGCCCGCCTGGTGCTGGCCAATCGCACGGTGGCCAAGGCCCAGGCCCTGGTCGAAAGCCATGCCGACTGGGCCGCCGCCCACGGCGTGAGCCTGCAGGCCGCGCCGCTGGACGACTGCGGCCAGGGCCATGACCTGGTGCTCAACGGCAGCGCCGCCAGCCTGGCCGGCGCGGCGGTGCCGGTGGCCGCCAGCGTGCTGCGGCCCGGCGCGCTGGCCCTGGACATGATGTACGGCCCGGCCGCCCGGCCCTTCCTGGACTGGGCCGCCGCCCACGGCGCGCAGGGCCGCGACGGCCTGGGCATGCTGGTCGAGCAGGCGGCCGAGGCCTTCCTGCTGTGGCGCGGTCAACGGCCGCTCACTGCCCCGGTGCTGCAAGTGCTGCGGGCGCGTGTGGACGCGGCATGA
- the aroQ gene encoding type II 3-dehydroquinate dehydratase, producing MHILVLHGPNLNLLGRREPAVYGATTLAEIDAGLAEQARAAGARLQSFQSNHEGALVDRVQAAAAEGVDFILINPGAYTHTSVAIRDALAGVAIPFIEVHLSNVHRREPFRHHSYFSDLAEGVILGLGATGYRLALSAALERGARPR from the coding sequence ATGCACATCCTCGTCCTCCACGGCCCCAATCTGAACCTGCTCGGCCGCCGTGAACCGGCGGTCTACGGGGCCACGACGCTGGCGGAGATCGATGCCGGACTGGCCGAGCAGGCCCGGGCGGCCGGCGCACGCTTGCAGAGCTTCCAGAGCAACCACGAAGGGGCCCTGGTCGACCGGGTGCAGGCCGCAGCCGCCGAGGGCGTGGACTTCATCCTGATCAACCCCGGCGCCTACACCCACACCAGCGTCGCGATCCGCGATGCCCTGGCGGGGGTGGCCATCCCTTTCATCGAGGTGCACCTGTCCAATGTGCACCGCCGGGAGCCCTTCCGGCACCATTCCTATTTTTCAGACCTCGCCGAGGGCGTGATCCTCGGCCTTGGCGCCACCGGCTACCGGCTGGCCCTGAGCGCCGCGCTCGAACGCGGCGCCCGGCCGCGCTGA
- a CDS encoding ribonucleotide-diphosphate reductase subunit beta codes for MLVWEDDKRSTPAAKPSTMPPSLRDGLAATAPMSPMVRPLDAAIDRVLAPQASASTGESARRVNVADKRIINGQTDVNQLVPFKYKWAWEKYLATCANHWMPQEVNMSRDIATWKDPKGLTEDERRIVKRNLGFFVTADSLAANNIVLGTYRHITAPECRQFLLRQAFEEAIHTHAYQYIVESLGLDESEIFNAYNEVQSIRDKDEFLIPFIEAIMDPNFHTGTPENDQRLLKSLIVFACLMEGLFFYVGFTQILALGRQNKMTGAAEQYQYILRDESMHCNFGIDLINAIKLENPQLWTAAFKDEIRALFLKAVDLEYRYAEDTMPRGVLGLNASMFKGYLRYIANRRATQIGLEELFPNEDNPFPWMSEMIDLKKERNFFETRVIEYQTGGALSWD; via the coding sequence ATGTTGGTCTGGGAAGACGACAAGCGATCCACCCCCGCCGCGAAGCCTTCGACGATGCCGCCCTCGCTGCGCGATGGCCTCGCCGCAACGGCACCGATGAGCCCCATGGTCCGCCCGCTGGATGCGGCCATCGACCGTGTCCTGGCCCCGCAAGCCTCGGCAAGCACCGGGGAATCGGCCCGCCGCGTGAACGTCGCCGACAAGCGCATCATCAACGGCCAGACCGACGTCAACCAGCTTGTGCCCTTCAAGTACAAGTGGGCCTGGGAGAAGTACCTCGCCACCTGCGCCAACCACTGGATGCCGCAGGAAGTGAACATGTCGCGCGACATCGCGACCTGGAAGGACCCCAAGGGCCTGACCGAGGACGAGCGCCGCATCGTCAAGCGCAACCTCGGCTTCTTCGTCACCGCCGACTCGCTGGCCGCCAACAACATTGTGCTGGGCACCTACCGCCACATCACGGCGCCCGAGTGCCGGCAGTTCCTGCTGCGCCAGGCCTTTGAAGAGGCGATCCACACCCACGCCTACCAGTACATCGTCGAGTCGCTGGGCCTGGACGAGTCCGAGATCTTCAACGCCTACAACGAAGTCCAGTCCATCCGCGACAAGGACGAGTTCCTGATCCCCTTCATCGAGGCGATCATGGATCCGAACTTCCATACCGGCACGCCCGAGAACGACCAGCGCCTGCTCAAGAGCCTGATCGTCTTCGCCTGCCTGATGGAGGGCCTGTTCTTCTACGTCGGCTTCACGCAGATCCTCGCGCTGGGCCGGCAGAACAAGATGACCGGCGCGGCCGAGCAGTACCAATACATCCTGCGCGACGAGTCCATGCACTGCAACTTCGGCATCGACTTGATCAACGCGATCAAGCTCGAGAACCCGCAGCTCTGGACGGCAGCCTTCAAGGACGAGATCCGCGCGCTCTTCCTCAAGGCCGTCGATCTCGAGTACCGCTACGCCGAGGACACCATGCCGCGCGGCGTGCTGGGCCTCAATGCCTCGATGTTCAAGGGCTACCTGCGCTACATCGCCAACCGTCGCGCCACCCAGATCGGCCTGGAGGAACTGTTCCCCAACGAGGACAACCCCTTCCCGTGGATGAGCGAGATGATCGACCTGAAGAAGGAGCGCAACTTCTTCGAGACCCGGGTCATCGAGTACCAGACCGGCGGCGCCCTGTCCTGGGATTGA
- a CDS encoding TlpA disulfide reductase family protein produces MNATPPLSEAPASGSGRRRLLIAATALAAGSAGLLSFLRAQGPALGEAEARFWTLELPQPDGATLRTATFRGQPLLLNFWATWCPPCIKELPEIDRFHTAMRPQGWGVIGLAVDAPTPVRGFLARQPLGFPVALAGLEGTEMSRELGNTQGALPFTVLFDASGRIVRRKLGETTLAELKGWAATLGR; encoded by the coding sequence ATGAACGCGACCCCGCCCCTGTCCGAAGCCCCTGCAAGCGGCAGCGGCCGCCGCCGCCTGCTGATCGCGGCGACCGCGCTGGCCGCCGGCAGCGCCGGGCTCCTCAGCTTCCTGCGCGCGCAGGGCCCCGCCCTGGGCGAGGCCGAGGCGCGCTTCTGGACGCTGGAGCTGCCTCAGCCCGACGGTGCCACCCTGCGCACCGCCACCTTCCGCGGCCAGCCCCTGCTGCTGAACTTCTGGGCGACCTGGTGCCCGCCCTGCATCAAGGAGCTGCCGGAGATCGACCGCTTCCACACCGCCATGCGGCCGCAGGGCTGGGGCGTGATCGGCCTGGCGGTGGACGCACCGACGCCGGTGCGCGGCTTCCTGGCGCGCCAGCCGCTGGGCTTTCCGGTGGCGCTGGCGGGGCTGGAGGGCACGGAGATGTCGCGCGAGCTGGGCAACACCCAGGGCGCCCTGCCCTTCACCGTGCTCTTCGACGCCAGCGGCCGCATCGTGCGGCGCAAGCTCGGCGAGACCACGCTGGCCGAACTGAAGGGCTGGGCGGCCACGCTGGGGCGCTGA
- the prmA gene encoding 50S ribosomal protein L11 methyltransferase, producing the protein MVELRLIAAEDEVEALSDTLMDLDALSVSVEDADADTEAEQALFGEPDMPAPRPAWQRSVLKALFGDTAEATQAATRLLAEHPQGVELQAIVEVPDEDWVRLTQSQFAPVPITADFWIVPTWHEAPPAARTVMRLDPGLAFGTGTHPTTRMCLRWIATHAKAFAGQPVLDYGCGSGILAIAARQFGAGETLAVDIDPAAVISTAQNAEANGVSVRPGLPDVAGPGCGRYPLVLANILASPLKLLAPLLAAHLAPGGQLVLAGILARQAEELQAAYAAHGLALSVADEEDGWILMHARRSDRR; encoded by the coding sequence ATGGTCGAGTTGCGACTGATCGCGGCGGAAGACGAGGTCGAGGCCCTCAGCGACACGCTGATGGATCTGGACGCCCTGTCCGTCTCGGTCGAGGACGCCGACGCCGACACCGAGGCCGAGCAGGCCCTGTTCGGCGAGCCGGACATGCCCGCCCCCCGGCCGGCCTGGCAGCGCTCGGTGCTCAAGGCCCTGTTCGGCGACACGGCCGAAGCCACCCAGGCCGCCACCCGGCTGCTGGCCGAGCATCCGCAGGGCGTGGAGTTGCAGGCCATCGTCGAGGTGCCGGACGAGGACTGGGTGCGGCTGACCCAGTCGCAGTTCGCGCCGGTGCCGATCACGGCGGACTTCTGGATCGTACCGACCTGGCATGAGGCCCCGCCGGCCGCGCGCACCGTGATGCGCCTGGACCCCGGCCTGGCCTTCGGCACCGGCACCCATCCGACCACCCGCATGTGCCTGCGCTGGATCGCCACCCATGCCAAGGCCTTCGCGGGCCAGCCGGTGCTGGACTACGGCTGCGGCTCGGGCATCCTGGCGATCGCTGCGCGGCAGTTCGGTGCGGGCGAGACGCTGGCGGTGGACATCGATCCCGCCGCCGTCATCTCGACCGCGCAGAATGCCGAGGCCAACGGGGTCAGCGTGCGACCCGGTCTGCCCGATGTGGCCGGCCCCGGCTGCGGCCGCTACCCGCTGGTGCTGGCCAACATCCTGGCCTCGCCGCTCAAGCTGCTGGCCCCGCTGCTGGCGGCCCATCTGGCGCCCGGGGGGCAGCTCGTGCTCGCGGGCATCCTGGCCCGGCAGGCCGAGGAATTGCAAGCGGCCTATGCGGCCCATGGCCTCGCGCTGAGCGTGGCCGACGAAGAAGACGGCTGGATCCTGATGCACGCCCGAAGGAGCGATCGACGATGA